A window of the Cannabis sativa cultivar Pink pepper isolate KNU-18-1 chromosome X, ASM2916894v1, whole genome shotgun sequence genome harbors these coding sequences:
- the LOC115712375 gene encoding probable F-actin-capping protein subunit beta → MEAAMGLMRRIPPKHTETALSALLSLLPQHSSDLLSQVDQPLQVLCDVDSGKEFILCEYNRDADSYRSPWSNKYHPSLEDGALPSAELRKLEIEANDIFTIYRDQYYEGGISSVYMWEDDNEGFVACFLIKKDGSKTGDGRRGYLQEGAWDAIHVIEVGPEEEGTAHYRLTSTVMLSLTTNNDASGTFSLSGSIRREMNMDLSIEEGHLCNMGRMIEEMESKLRNSLDQVYFGKTKEMVCTLRPPSEVVMRLPEA, encoded by the exons ATGGAGGCAGCAATGGGACTGATGAGGAGAATTCCTCCAAAGCACACTGAGACCGCTCTCTCTgctcttctctctcttttacCTCAACACTCCTCCGATCTCCTCTCTCAAGTCGATCAGCCTCTCCAG GTCTTGTGTGATGTGGATTCTGGAAAGGAATTCATTTTGTGTGAATATAATCGAGATGCAGACTCTTATAG ATCACCATGGTCAAACAAATACCATCCATCTTTAGAGGATGGGGCCTTACCTTCAGCAGAGTTGAGAAAACTTGAAATCGAAGCAAACGACATCTTTACCATTTATCGTGACCA GTATTATGAAGGTGGGATTTCATCAGTTTACATGTGGGAAGATGATAATGAAGGTTTTGTTGCCTGCTTTTTAATAAAGAAAG ATGGCTCGAAGACAGGAGATGGTAGGAGGGGTTATTTACAGGAAGGGGCATGGGATGCCATCCATGTTATTGAG GTGGGCCCAGAGGAGGAAGGAACAGCTCATTACCGTCTGACCAGTACTGTCATGCTGTCCTTAACTACAAATAATGATGCATCAGGAACATTCAGTTTGTCCGGATCGATTAGACGAGAG ATGAACATGGACCTTTCAATTGAAGAAGGCCATCTTTGTAACATGGGAAGAATGATAGAAGAAATGGAGAGTAAGCTTAGGAATTCTCTTGATCAG GTTTACTTTGGAAAGACAAAAGAAATGGTTTGTACCTTGCGACCACCATCCGAAGTGGTGATGAGACTGCCCGAGGCTTGA
- the LOC115712367 gene encoding co-chaperone protein p23-1, whose amino-acid sequence MSRHPSVKWAQRSDKLYITIDLPDAQDVKLKLEPEGKFLFSAISGADKIPYELDLDLFDKVDVNESKASVGLRNIRYLVKKSEDKWWSRLLKQAGKAPVFLKVDWEKWVDEDEEHENNNKEVENDMDFGDLDFSKLNMGGGEGEGEGYDGLDGAEDFDGLDGGADDDDDEDDDSDTDDDSDDEEESPATDELNEKVSPVVDTAPKA is encoded by the exons ATGAG CCGACATCCATCTGTTAAATGGGCACAAAGGTCTGATAAACTTTACATAACCATCGACTTACCCGATGCTCAGGATGTGAAACTTAAGCTGGAGCCTGAGGGCAAGTTTTTATTCTCTGCAATCAGTGGGGCGGACAAGATTCCTTACGAACTTGACCTCGATTTGTTTGACAAAGTTGACGTAAAT GAGAGCAAAGCTAGTGTAGGCTTGAGAAATATTCGTTACCTCGTGAAAAAATCTGAGGACAAATGGTGGAGCAGACTGTTAAAGCAGGCAGGAAAGGCTCCCGTGTTTCTGAAAGTTGATTGGGAGAAATGGGTTGATGAAGATGAGGAGCATGAGAATAACAATAAGGAAG TTGAAAACGATATGGACTTTGGGGACTTGGATTTTTCG AAGCTGAACATGGGAGGGGGTGAAGGCGAAGGCGAAGGTTATGATGGCTTAGACGGCGCTGAAGATTTTGATGGCTTAGATGGTGGTGCTGACGACGATGATGATG AGGACGATGATAGTGACACAGACGATGACAGTGATGATGAAGAGGAATCACCCGCTACTGATGAACTTAATGAAAAGGTTTCGCCGGTTGTTGACACTGCACCTAAAGCTTGA
- the LOC115712356 gene encoding pentatricopeptide repeat-containing protein At1g34160, producing MAYLDTLLQRRSSLSLSHSHFKQLHSHLLTTGIFHLRPTSATKLIELISISPSAADLSYALQIFPYIQFPSTNDWNAVLRGLAQSPKPTEAISWFRTMSRAAGARPDALTCSFALKACARALARNEAVQLHSQVVRFGFGSDMLLKTTLLDVYAKVGDIDCARKVFDEMCKRDIASWNALIIGLAQGNRPNEAITMFKRMRDELGGFKPNEVTVLGALSACSQLGAFREGEEIHEYILMEKLDGNVIVCNAVIDMYGKCGFVEKAYEVFSSMKCKRNIVTWNTMIMAFAMDGNARKVLELFGEMRESGGVQPDAVSYLGALCGCNHGGLVDEGVRLFYSMVEFGLEPNVKHYGSVVDLMGRAGRLEEAYEIINSMPTSPDVVLWQTLLGASKTYGNVEMAEIASQKLMEMGSSSCGDFVLLSNVYAAHKRWDDVGRVREAMKKRDVRKIPGFSYTEVEGVIHKFVNGDQSHEKWREIYGKMDEIQLKMRGFGYVASTNNVLHDIGEEEKENALSHHSEKLAVAFGLISTSEGTPIQVIKNLRICGDCHMVIKLISKIFNREIIVRDRARFHRFKDGLCSCKDYW from the exons ATGGCTTACTTAGATACCTTGTTACAGAGacgaagctctctctctctttctcactcTCACTTCAAGCAACTCCATTCCCACCTCTTAACCACCGGAATATTCCATCTCCGGCCAACTTCCGCCACTAAACTCATCGAACTCATCTCTATTTCACCCTCCGCCGCTGACCTCTCTTACGCTTTACAAATCTTCCCCTACATTCAATTTCCTTCCACCAACGACTGGAACGCCGTTCTTCGTGGCTTAGCTCAGAGCCCTAAACCTACCGAAGCCATATCATGGTTCAGGACCATGTCACGCGCCGCCGGTGCCAGACCCGACGCGCTCACGTGCTCCTTCGCTCTGAAGGCCTGCGCACGTGCTTTGGCTCGCAACGAGGCTGTTCAGCTCCATTCTCAGGTGGTTAG gttcgggttcggttcAGATATGTTGTTGAAGACTACTCTGCTCGATGTTTATGCGAAAGTTGGGGATATTGATTGTGCGAGGAAGGTGTTTGATGAAATGTGTAAGAGAGATATTGCTTCTTGGAATGCTTTGATTATTGGTTTGGCTCAAGGGAATAGACCCAATGAAGCTATAACTATGTTTAAGAGAATGAGAGATGAATTGGGTGGTTTTAAACCTAATGAAGTTACTGTCTTGGGTGCTCTTTCGGCTTGTTCTCAATTGGGGGCTTTTAGAGAAGGAGAAGAGATTCATGAGTATATATTGATGGAGAAGCTTGATGGGAATGTGATAGTTTGTAATGCTGTTATTGATATGTATGGGAAATGTGGTTTTGTTGAGAAAGCTTATGAGGTTTTTAGTTCTATGAAATGTAAGAGAAATATTGTTACTTGGAACACAATGATTATGGCTTTTGCTATGGATGGTAATGCCCGAAAAGTTCTTGAGCTTTTCGGGGAAATGAGGGAATCCGGTGGGGTTCAACCGGATGCAGTTTCGTATCTCGGTGCTTTGTGTGGTTGTAATCATGGTGGATTGGTGGATGAAGGTGTTAGGTTGTTTTATTCGATGGTAGAGTTCGGTTTGGAGCCTAATGTTAAGCATTATGGTAGTGTTGTTGATTTGATGGGAAGAGCCGGGAGGCTTGAAGAAGCGTATGAAATAATAAACTCGATGCCTACTTCGCCTGATGTTGTGCTATGGCAGACTTTGCTCGGTGCTTCCAAGACGTATGGGAATGTAGAAATGGCGGAAATTGCATCGCAGAAGCTTATGGAAATGGGGTCTAGTAGTTGTGGCGATTTTGTTTTGTTATCGAATGTTTATGCTGCTCATAAGCGATGGGACGACGTAGGGAGAGTTAGGGAAGCTATGAAGAAAAGGGATGTGAGGAAGATACCGGGTTTTAGCTACACAGAAGTTGAAGGAGTTATTCATAAGTTTGTTAATGGCGATCAAAGCCACGAGAAATGGCGTGAAATTTATGGTAAGATGGATGAGATACAATTGAAAATGAGAGGCTTTGGGTATGTGGCTAGTACTAATAATGTGTTGCATGATATTGGGGAGGAAGAGAAGGAGAATGCTTTGAGTCATCATAGTGAGAAATTGGCAGTGGCATTTGGTTTGATTAGTACAAGTGAAGGAACACCAATTCAAGTGATCAAGAACCTTAGAATATGTGGGGATTGTCATATGGTAATCAAACTCATTTCCAAGATTTTTAACCGGGAAATTATTGTGCGCGATCGAGCACGATTTCATAGGTTTAAAGATGGTTTGTGTTCTTGCAAAGATTATTggtaa
- the LOC115712345 gene encoding very-long-chain aldehyde decarbonylase GL1-9 encodes MVFWEDYVSDESMGTFAPIVVYWLYAGFYQLMPPLDNYRLHTRKEEEQQSKSVPLSSVVKGVLLQQLVQATVAQALFLVTSKANASGVTIQPSLAVQIVQIIVAMFVMDTWQYFVHRYMHYNKFLYRHVHSQHHRLIVPYAIGALYNHPLEGLLLDTFGGALSFLVSGMTARTAVIFFSFAVIKTVDDHCGLWLPGNIFHLFFQNNTAYHDIHHQLQGLKYNYSQPFFPLWDKLLGTYMPYNLVKRPEGGFEAKPIKRE; translated from the exons ATGGTTTTTTGGGAAGATTATGTGAGTGATGAGTCGATGGGTACATTTGCTCCGATTGTGGTTTATTGGTTATATGCTGGGTTTTATCAGTTGATGCCACCTTTGGATAATTATCGATTGCATACAAGAAAAGAGGAGGAACAACAGAGCAAATCAGTGCCTCTCTCTTCTGTGGTCAAAGGTGTTTTGCTTCAACAGCTTGTTCAGGCAACCGTTGCTCAGGCACTCTTCTTG GTCACGTCCAAGGCAAATGCATCGGGAGTAACCATTCAACCCTCCCTCGCAGTTCAGATAGTGCAGATTATTGTTGCAATGTTTGTCATGGACACATGGCAGTATTTCGTGCACCGTTATATGCATTACAACAAGTTTTTGTACCGCCATGTCCACTCACAACACCACAGACTAATTGTCCCATATGCTATCGGAGCCCTTTACAACCACCCCCTCGAGGGCCTCTTACTCGACACTTTCGGTGGGGCCCTTTCATTTCTAGTCTCGGGGATGACTGCAAGGACAGCAGTCATTTTCTTCAGCTTTGCGGTGATTAAAACCGTCGATGATCATTGTGGACTCTGGTTACCAGGTAATATCTTTCATCTGTTCTTCCAGAATAACACTGCTTATCATGACATTCACCATCAATTACAAGGCTTAAAGTACAACTATTCTCAGCCATTCTTCCCATTATGGGATAAACTTCTGGGCACTTATATGCCATACAATCTGGTAAAAAGACCCGAAGGGGGTTTCGAAGCGAAACCAATTAAAAGAGAGTAG